In Methanothermobacter sp., the genomic stretch CTTTCATGAGGAAGTCCTCCCTCAGCCCAATGTTGATATTATGCCAGGGGAGATCATCGCCGGGGTTTCTCCTGCTGCAGTGGAGCTCCCATTCCCTGAGGGGTACCTTTGAGAATGAGGCCCTTTCAATGAGTTTTCCGGTTTCAGGTCCGCCTGTGGAGAGCACATACTGTATGAGTCCACTCCGGGGGCTTCCAAATTTAACAGGAATCCCCCCTGTGAGTTTCCTCAGAAGTTTGATCTTACTCTTCATTTTCCTCACGTCATATTCCATCCACTGGAGGGGTGTGTGTGGCTTGGGAATGAGGGGGTTGATGCTGAAGCTCACCATTCCCCTTCTTATTTCATGGAGTCCCCGCATGAGGCGCGCCAGGTCCTTTAAGTCTTCCTCTGACTCCCCGGGAACTCCTGTAAGGAAGTACATTTTAACACGAAGACCCCTTTTTATAGCCTCCCCTGTTTTTTTAAATACCATGCTGTCGCTTATGGGCTTGTTAAGCTTTCTTCGCAATTTAAGGGTTGATTCTGGTGCCACTGTAACTGTTTTAAGTCCCCCTTCAAGCAGTGTATCCATGAGGTGGGCTGAAAGTGATTCTATTCTGAGTGATGGCATTGAAACCATGAAATCCATATCCACGAGTCTGGAGGAGAGTTCATCTATACGTGAATAATCAGAGGCAGCAGCACCTATAAGTGAGACTTTTCTGTAACCTGTGGCATGACGGCCCCTCTCTGCAACATCAAGGAGCCTGGGGAGTGATGTCTCACGTTTGGGGCGGTATAGGTAGCCGGACATGCAGAAACGGCAGCCCCGTGAACAACCCCTTGAAACGCCCAGAAGGAATGACCTCCCCAGTGAGGGGATCATCGTTTTATCCTCGGTGACTGGAACTATCTGTCTTACAGGATGACATGCCCCGTCCATATCCTCAACAATCATCCTCTCTGCAGGGTTGTCGGGAATGTAAACACCC encodes the following:
- a CDS encoding radical SAM protein codes for the protein MQLREYNVIIKNPRMVDVRVASCYPGPYRTAMSSLGYHIIYHLINSRNDAWCERVIHPYKRSLESGSPLRDFDIISFTVHYEEDYFRIPQMLRDGGVSPRRDERDGPLVIAGGPCITSNPLPLSDFIDLFIIGEAEPVLNRLIDRYLELDDPRREIDEFMDIRGVYIPDNPAERMIVEDMDGACHPVRQIVPVTEDKTMIPSLGRSFLLGVSRGCSRGCRFCMSGYLYRPKRETSLPRLLDVAERGRHATGYRKVSLIGAAASDYSRIDELSSRLVDMDFMVSMPSLRIESLSAHLMDTLLEGGLKTVTVAPESTLKLRRKLNKPISDSMVFKKTGEAIKRGLRVKMYFLTGVPGESEEDLKDLARLMRGLHEIRRGMVSFSINPLIPKPHTPLQWMEYDVRKMKSKIKLLRKLTGGIPVKFGSPRSGLIQYVLSTGGPETGKLIERASFSKVPLREWELHCSRRNPGDDLPWHNINIGLREDFLMKEYIRMEEEKLTPWCEESGCHGCMDHCSWQEEGRLQ